The Miscanthus floridulus cultivar M001 chromosome 17, ASM1932011v1, whole genome shotgun sequence genome has a window encoding:
- the LOC136519091 gene encoding putative pentatricopeptide repeat-containing protein At1g03510 codes for MPSSSRHQRLASLTKLLTTHVNAGRHRDALGLFSRMLSAPDLPPLTDPSFAHAFPLALKSATALRVPGAAASFHALAAKCGLLSSPFLASALITSYGARVGGGGGASYELTRRLFDELPARNAVVWSAMISVHVRAGDLAAAAWALDHMDVAPTASCFNTVIAAVVESGEHPARAIEVYRHMRRVGVPPSFITLLALVPACTVMGALTSIKEVHGFAVRHGMCSRSHIGSSLIEAYGRCGSLAAAQRVFNQVHDQDVVVWSSLVSAYAFHGRAEVAMSLFQHMEDQDDVRPDSIMFLSLLAACAHSGRADDALQYFDVLTRRYGVEACGDHYSCMVDVLGRAGRLHQAYELIRTMPVKVTAKAWGALLAACRKHGEVQLAEVAGRALFEIEPENAGNFVSLANIYSGRGMHEDAERVRREMEQRGVQRLPGSSWMIHHKSSC; via the coding sequence ATGCCCTCTTCCTCCCGCCACCAGCGCCTGGCCTCGCTGACGAAGCTGCTGACCACCCACGTGAACGCCGGCCGCCACCGCGACGCACTCGGCCTCTTCTCACGCATGCTCTCGGCTCCTGACCTCCCGCCGCTCACCGATCCCTCCTTCGCCCACGCCTTCCCGCTCGCGCTCAAGTCCGCCACCGCGCTCCGCGTGCCCGGCGCCGCCGCGTCCTTCCACGCGCTCGCCGCCAAGTGCGGCCTCCTCTCCAGCCCCTTCCTCGCCTCCGCGCTCATCACGTCCTACGGCGCACGcgtcggcggtggtggcggcgcctCCTACGAACTCACCCGCCGCCTGTTCGACGAATTGCCCGCCCGCAACGCCGTCGTCTGGAGTGCCATGATCTCTGTCCACGTCCGGGCGGGCGACCTCGCCGCTGCGGCGTGGGCGCTTGACCACATGGACGTCGCCCCGACCGCCTCCTGCTTCAACACCGTGATTGCCGCGGTTGTCGAATCAGGGGAACATCCAGCCAGAGCCATCGAGGTCTACCGACACATGCGAAGAGTGGGCGTCCCGCCGAGCTTCATCACGTTGCTGGCGCTCGTCCCTGCATGCACCGTGATGGGCGCATTGACGTCGATCAAGGAGGTGCATGGCTTTGCAGTGCGGCATGGCATGTGCTCGAGATCCCACATTGGCAGCTCCCTCATCGAAGCATATGGGCGCTGCGGTTCTCTTGCTGCTGCTCAGAGGGTCTTCAATCAGGTTCATGATCAGGATGTGGTTGTTTGGAGCTCTCTGGTTTCAGCTTATGCTTTCCATGGTCGCGCCGAGGTCGCAATGTCACTTTTCCAACACATGGAGGACCAGGATGATGTTCGGCCTGACAGCATCATGTTCCTTAGTTTGTTGGCGGCCTGTGCCCATTCTGGTCGTGCAGATGATGCGTTGCAGTATTTCGATGTGTTGACCAGGAGATATGGAGTGGAAGCTTGTGGAGATCATTATTCGTGTATGGTAGACGTCTTGGGCCGGGCAGGACGGCTGCATCAAGCTTATGAACTTATACGAACAATGCCAGTAAAGGTTACAGCAAAAGCCTGGGGAGCTCTTCTTGCTGCATGCAGAAAACATGGGGAGGTGCAGTTGGCAGAGGTTGCCGGGAGAGCATTGTTTGAGATCGAACCAGAGAATGCAGGAAATTTTGTTTCGCTCGCAAACATCTATTCAGGCCGTGGCATGCATGAGGATGCAGAGCGGGTGAGAAGGGAGATGGAGCAGCGAGGCGTGCAGAGACTGCCTGGTAGCAGTTGGATGATACATCACAAGTCAAGTTGTTAA
- the LOC136518353 gene encoding uncharacterized protein, producing MDCVVLSWLFNTISADLLDVIHEHNGLTTRTTWLGIEQQFLNNRESRAMLLNAEFRTLCQGALSIDDYCCKMKSMADALADLGEPIQDRTLVLNVLRGLNERFQFMSQLVTRQRPFPSFADVRADLRLAELNMGTPSASPSALVAAPSIRPPTSSSPPRHHQATGGHQAAAGHHAAAGQQSSGNRGRRRRGGRGSGGSHSSA from the coding sequence aTGGACTGCGTCGTCCTCTCTTGGCTTTTCAACACCATCTCCGCCGACCTCCTGGACGTCATCCATGAGCACAACGGCCTCACCACCCGGACAACATGGCTCGGGATTGAACAGCAGTTCCTCAACAATCGCGAGTCCCGCGCCATGCTCCTCAACGCCGAGTTTCGCACTCTCTGCCAAGGTGCCCTCTCCATCGATGACTACTGCTGCAAAATGAAGAGCATGGCGGATGCCCTCGCCGACCTCGGCGAGCCCATCCAGGACCGAACTCTGGTGTTGAACGTTCTACGGGGTCTCAATGAACGTTTTCAGTTCATGTCCCAGCTCGTCACCCGCCAAAGGCCGTTCCCGTCCTTCGCCGATGTTCGTGCTGACCTCCGTTTGGCCGAGCTCAACATGGGGACGCCCTCTGCCTCTCCTTCGGCTCTCGTCGCCGCGCCCTCCATCAGGCCGCCCACTTCGTCCTCGCCTCCACGCCATCATCAGGCCACTGGTGGCCATCAGGCTGCTGCTGGACATCATGCTGCTGCTGGACAGCAATCCAGTGGCAACCGCGGCCGACGCCGCCGTGGCGGGCGCGGCTCTGGCGGCTCCCACAGCAGTGCATAG
- the LOC136518613 gene encoding uncharacterized protein At5g65660-like, with product MWTTALASTTDGSAYLTVHFSPLLIILCTCKCSSTSYLPSIYNQISRRQVMQMTRLEDLTPSPSMTLPIEHSSRPTLGFPLGTALLLLVIFALSGMFSMCYHWDKLRSLLRSRHPALFEESEHTAISIGSSPSKTTSDHKLEKVGKECGLPVIMPGDKVPKFFARPCPHETCLPEAQKTGVPLETKCSGPSVSICIHESTVSC from the exons ATGTGGACCACAGCACTGGCCAGTACCACGGATGGTTCCGCCTACCTGACCGTGCACTTCAGTCCACTTCTCATCATCCTCTGTACGTGCAAGTGCAGCTCCACTAGTTACCTTCCAAGTATATATAACCAGATAAGCAGAAGGCAGGTGATGCAAATGACCCGGCTGGAAGACCTGACACCTTCTCCATCCATGACGTTGCCCATTGAGCATTCGTCAAGGCCGACCCTGGGGTTTCCCCTGGGGACTGCTCTCTTGCTCCTCGTGATCTTTGCCCTGAGTGGCATGTTCTCAATGTGCTACCACTGGGACAAGCTCCGCTCCCTCCTCCGGTCTCGGCATCCTGCCTTGTTCGAGGAGAGCGAGCATACGGCCATCTCCATCGGGTCATCACCGAGCAAGACGACTTCTGATCACAAG CTGGAGAAAGTGGGGAAAGAGTGCGGTTTGCCCGTTATTATGCCTGGGGACAAGGTCCCCAAGTTCTTCGCGAGGCCCTGCCCTCACGAGACGTGTTTGCCTGAAGCACAGAAGACTGGAGTTCCGTTGGAAACCAAATGTTCGGGACCGTCCGTTAGTATCTGTATACATGAAAGCACAGTTAGCTGTTAG